The Asterias rubens chromosome 16, eAstRub1.3, whole genome shotgun sequence region gggagccgtttctcacaatgttttatactatcaacctctccccattactcgtttccaagtcaggttttatgctattatttattttgagtaattaccaatattgtccactgcctttaaagttaaagTCTTTAAAGTTTATTTGTTCCTGGTTACATTTCCTGATCCCGAGTAGGACAGCTGAGCTCAATACTTTACAGACACAGTGTTACTTGGTTCAGATAAGTGCAAGAAGCTATAAAGGGCAACATTATTTTCATCCATGATATGAGTGGAAACAATGCTGCCCTCTATCTTTCTAATCTGTTTAGTCTTATGTTCATGACTGACATCACATTCAGCATGTTCAGGGAATGATTCCGTCCAGCAATTTAAGCGTACAGCTCTAGAAAGAAATTtagactgaacttattttgtgcacactgaatgctgatATAGCAagtccaggttttttttaaagcattttgaattttgttgtatagcattttgctctgctatacactATGCACTCTGCTATGCAATGcaagggaaatcattcactgacattatttcaaaaagctACAGGTTGGATCATCAAttttgtcatacatgtatgtattaaagccattggaccctttcggtacagaaacaaaaataaaagttcacagatttacaaataatttacagggtttacagaaggtaatggtgaaagacttctcttgaaatattgttccatgaaatgctgtactttttgagaaaacattaaaacaatatcaattctcgatagcgagaattgcggatttatagtaaacacatgtcatgacacggcgaaacgcgcggaaacaagggtgggttttcccgttattttcttccgactccgatgaccgattgagcctaaattttcacaggtttgttattttatatataagttgtgatacacgaagtgtgggacttggacaatactgtttaccgaaagtgtataatggctttaataggtTTGCTTGTTAACATTgggatgtttttaaaaagttttaaacaGTTTTACCCAATTAAAATTGGTTTAGCTTTCCTTATAATTTGACTAATGATATTAAATTTTCCTAATAAAAAAACttatggtaacgagcaatggagaactgccGACAGGATAAATCATTGTGCAAAACGGatccctccgaagtaacatactgtagtttttgagaaaggggtaatttctcattcaaatatttgaatgtaataaaataattcaggCATCCGAAAGGCAAATTaagacaaatttgtgtaacaagggtgttttttttctaacagttttctcttgtaactttgatgaccattttaGTCCATATTTTGACAGATATGTTATTTTAAtgcatgagatacaccaagtgagaacagatcaccggtctttgacaattaggcctaccaaaggtgtccattgtcttttagGGTTAAAAACAAAGCTGACAGTAAAACAGAAATGAGACCttcattttctttaaaggcagtagacacttttggtaattactcgaactaattatcatcataaaacctttcttgtttacaagtaatggggagaggttgatagtataaaacgttgtgagaaacagctccctctgaagtgacgtagtttttgagaaagaagtaattttccacgaatttgatttcgagacctcaagttttgaatttgaggtctcaaaatcaagcatcagaaagcacacaatttcgtgtgacaagggtgttttttctttcattattatctcgcaacttcgacgaccgattgagctcaaattttcacaggtttgttattttatgcatatgttaagatacaccaactgttaggactagtctttgacatttaccaatagtgtccactgcctttaaaacgatTTGGAAAATGAAGCCATCCCTTTTTCCTGTGGAATGTTTCTTAATCCCCTACAAATataatacattattttaaatcttctacatgtacaatttgtgactgtacATTTTGCTTTGTAGCTGCCCCACTGTTGCTTGGGGTTTTGTGACTGTTAAagactggatttttttttcaatcattgGAATTGGGTTTACCATGTTGACCTGCTCCTTTTAGAGCTCATAGCTCTGATTTGGATCTGTAGAAACGGTTAAagtggttttatttattttttctcttgttttttttaaacaagttggAACATTTAGGAAAATAGACTGGCGCACAACTCTACAAAGCTATTCCAATATGAAGTTGCTTTATAGTACTGGTACAGTCAAATTTCCTTagttataaatgtacatgtgtaggacACATACCAAACATTAGTGCTGGGCGAGTAgtcaaattttgatattcggataccgctgcccaactatccgaaattaaccggatattcgaatagtttttttcgccgctagagggcgctattaaaaaaagaaaaaaaagaaaatattaaaaatatttttttttgctgctagagggcgctgttcgtttgtgaatgagatcttatcgGCAGATTGATggtagttttagacagtgtcactcggttcattcataaaaataaccggatctaatttaaagatggcgatttgctttttcttttgatcgtgattgactctacgtgaaggaaaacttttgtaatctttgaacaaattacgtcagaaatgtcattgttttaactcttcacggaggtgagcatagttaaatacttaatttatgctgttttatgttgtcttaatagaagtttcatgaggattcagacaaaacattcctatcagttgtcgcccgacgtccgcggatattcggatactaaagaatatccggttacttggttgtaattacagaactatccggtttataaatagctatttgcgccctatgcggatatctggttaagaaaaaaaaggcattcgcagttacggataggaaaacctattcgccattaaccggatactTGAATAATTCACCCAGGCCTACCAAACATATTTCAAACAGATTGTTTTCTGTGtggaaatattttgttgtacaaTTATACCATGAAAGAGATTACCATAACCCATGaaagtaaaaataattgttttgtgtttattttttgtttcctctACTCCAGACACCTTACATCCTGCTCACGTTGCCACCATGTCAAACATGGGTGTACAGTATACCCAAGCTGACGTCGCCAAGGGTCAAGAAGGGCCAGACGCCACGGCTAAACAGCCCGACGTTACCATCCTTCATCCAGCCATGAATCCCGCCCACCAAGGCATCCAACAGATCGTTAATTGTTTCCGCTTCGGCACGCCCTTCCTGAAGCAGCTTATCCTACAGGAAGCCGACGTGATTTATGAGTGCCGCGTTTGCCGCAGCCTGTTTCGTGGACTGCTGAACTTTGTCGAGCACAAGAAGTGCTTTTGTGTTGAGCGTGCCGGCGTTGACGGCCATGTGGTCGGTAAGCGACAGAACACTGATGCCAGAGAGTATGGAATGTCACCTGAAGAAGCCGCCCACATTCTGTCTTGGGGAGCCTCCATCCCTGACAAAGACATCAGAACAAAATCAGAAGGCACTTCAACAAAGAAAGGTGGCACCTCAAAGCAGTCCAGTAGAGGAGTGAACTTTCAACTTGTCAAAGATGACCCTGAGGACTCTAAGTTTGTTGTCCTTCGCCAGATCCCAACCACATCAAGAGCGGTGGAGCAGCAAGTTGTCAGGCCTGATCAGATTCTCCACGAGGAACAGATCAACAAACTAAGTGCATTCAACTCTCTGAGAGATCATGGCGAAGACACCTCTAAGATTGTCGGTGAGATAACCATCCGTCAGGCTGCCAAAGCAGGAAGAATCCCTACTGCTACATTTGGGGAGAAGAGAGACACACTGCACACCCTGCTTAAGACAGTGAATACTCAAGTTTACCTGGAAAAATGTACCTCTCCTCCCTCTGACATGGGGAAGAAAGACTCGCTACGAGTTGAAGTAGAGACCCCCAAATCTGCAGTGAGCCCAACTATGTCTCGGTCGAGTGTTTCACCACGTGTTCCTCATGCTGACAAGAAGTCTAGCAGTGTATCTCCTCGACAGAAGAAGACGACTGCTACTCCCCGTTTAACTGCGCAGCAGATATCTGCAAGGAACACCTGCAAAGTGTGTAAGAAGAAGTGTAAGAATTGGACTGCCCTCGCATGGCACATGAGAATCCACAAGAAGCCACTCTTCAAGTGTCCGTTGTGTCAGTATCGCAGCCCATCTGTGTACAATGTGCGTCGCCACATCCAGGCTATGCATAACCTGTCCACTGACAGAGTAGATGAACTCCTGAGTCGCAAGATCGAGGAAAAGGGTGAGGAAAGCTCCGAAAGCAAGAGTGCTCAAAATAACAATGACAGCAGCTCCTCGCCAACTTGTGACATCTGTTTTAAGACATTCGCCAATCGTCGTAATGTGGCACGGCACAAAGTCATCCATGAGAGAGAGAAGTTACAGGCTGAAGGGAAGTATACTCCTGCATCCAACGCTACCCAGGAGGAAATTGCCAGGGGCAAAGTCATGCAGACCATGGATGAGAAAAATATGCGTTGTCGTCGCTGCCACAAGCAGCTGTCGACAGTGCGGCGACTGCAGCAACACTGCTGTAACCACTTTGGTTACAATCGGTACAGATGCCGTATGTGTCCCTATGAAAACAATGACTACACACAGATGCGCCGTCATATGATGGGCAAACATGGCCGGCAGTTCCGTACCATTCAGCAAATTTCAGAGGCTATCAAATCCATGAAGGTCGGGGTCTGGATCAACTTGACTCAGAGTCAAAACACTGATGATTCCGATTCTAAAAAAGGCATTGGGTCAACGAGCAAATCAGTCAAATCTGAAGAGAAGAATCCAAAGCAAGGAGCAAGCTCAAAGGGTGGAAGCACTCATTCTAAACAGACTACAGCATCTACGAAGCAGTCTAGCACATCTGCCAAAGCGTCTGCAGCTGAGAAGACTAGTACCAAAGGAACAGATGACGTCAAAGGCAATGTATCTCCATCTCCAGTTAGACATAAGACCGAGTTGACAACAAGTAAAGTCACTGAGAGCCCATCTAAGGATACAGCATCCTCGTCAACAAGCTCTCCAGGGACCTCAAGGAGATCTTTAGTCGATTCAGTTGTCTTGGGGAAGGAGAGAGAGACTCCGATGCGTCAGGCAAGACTGAATCACCGAAGCGTCTCGCCTAAAGGTCCACGAGAGAAGGAGGAGGAAGAAGACAAAGCCTTGCTGCAAACGATGATGGACAAGAAGAACATGAAGTGTCTCAAGTGCAAGAAGCGGTTTCAGTACCACAGCTCATTGCTGCGACACACCCGCATCCACCTCCTGGAGGAATCCTCGTCGCTGGAGCAGGGCAGCAATAAGAAAAACCAGGAATCCGCCTCCAAGAAGGCTCAAGCCATCAAAGCCATGATCAACCCAAGTCAACTGCGATGTCTGAAATGTCGGAAGCGTTTTACAAGCATGAGCACACTCAAACAGCACgttggacgccatcttggataCAGCACCTTCAAATGTCGGTATTGTGGGTATCTGTCGCACAACTACTCCTGGTTTAAGAACCACCTTTTGATGAAGCACCCTACTCAAGTTGGTACTGTCGAGCTAGGACAGCTCATAGGCAGCATGAAGACAAAGTAAAGGTCTACTAATATCCTTTGTTTAAACAAGACTTGAGGTACATAGTTAAAGTAGAATTTGCATGCTGTGCTTTTTTAGATGAACGTAACgagtccagccgtcgatttcacaaaacttttcctaacttaggatgaatcttatgacttaggtcgagtcccaaccctgcactgttgcatgcagaccttaagattaatcctaagttaggacgagttactcgtcctaattacacgagtcctaactctttgtgaaatcgacggctgatgaggaacaaaaattattttgtttacaagggACAGtgtgcagagctgccaactctccttGATCCTGCAGAAAGTtccatgaaaaaaagaaaatctttcCGTGGTCtgataaacaaattttaaaatctccctgattaagGAGGAAACGTTTTCAATACTCCCTTATTGTTGttcaaaatctccctgattgcaagacgCAAACGTTGGCAGCTCTGCATACCAACTGCAGACACACCATGGGCAGGGTCCTCAAGTTTGCAGGTTGGACTGCTAAAGCTGTGTTCCCGTTGAACTTTTttgttacatgtagttaaagTACCGTGACTTTttgtagaatgacaaaattaaatccaatgggaaCGCATGGTAAACTGGCCTCGACCTTACCGCAGCCACGGTAATTTGACAGGGCCAAAAAACGGGATCTGCTCACACAGTAGAATCTATACACCTAAGCCAGTCACAGTAACTTTCTGCGTGGCTGCAAAGAAAAAATCCAATGGGACCACGGGGTAAGTGTAAACATTAGATGTCATTATAGTTTTGTTAAGCTTTGAAAAGACATGCCAATGTTGTGAGCTAGGTCTTAACACTTTTTGGCAATGTGTGAGTTTTTTGGATGCCAATCTTGCCCTTGATGAAGTACAACAACTTCTTGAAGTACAAAAAATCATCTTGAAATGGACAAGGGGGACTATACATAAAATCAAATCTAAAACTCCTAAAAGACCAACAGCAGTTCAACAACTGAAGAACTGTTAATAATAAATTGTTAGCAAGATGTAAAATTGTTAACCTTATGGGCAGGAAAATCAAATCTATTAAATCAATTATGTTTGAGATTTCACAATCTTTTCATGGCATGATGTGGCCGTGCGATGTAGTACATCCGACTTAtgttctggggtggatttcacaaagagttaggactagtcttatctcgagtgaggaccagttacttgtcctaacttaggaatatccatgcaatttgtatatctcctaggactctttgtgaaatcctccCCAGGTGTCTGGGGATGAGTCATCAtggtttgggtttgaatcccggtcatgacacttgtgtccttgagcaagaccctttattattattgcttcTTGATgtacctggggtcgatttaccaaagagttagaactagtcttaggagaaaaacttaaggctagtccataagttaggacgagtaactcgtcctaactggagataagactagtctcgtCTCataaacttaaggctagtccatAAGTTacgacgagtaactcgtcctaactcaagataagactagtctcattTCGATGTGAAATCCACTCTTGGTAGAGATTGTTTTTGTGATTATTTTAGCTTCAATACGGCTTAAGGAATTAAGTACATCTCCCAcggtgaccaggggtaataatgttgaggCACCATGAGTGTCACCTAGTGACAGATTTGAAaactttataagaagccactattattattattatttgctgaAGTGCAGTAGTtgtataaaaatgtatatatagtATAACATGTATAATGAATGTTTTAATAGAAAAATGCAGAGAAATGGCTGTTTCTCCACATATTATTGTTAACCACCAATATatggaatttgttttattttatgaagtGTCTTATACAATTTATCAA contains the following coding sequences:
- the LOC117300582 gene encoding zinc finger protein 800-like, which produces MSNMGVQYTQADVAKGQEGPDATAKQPDVTILHPAMNPAHQGIQQIVNCFRFGTPFLKQLILQEADVIYECRVCRSLFRGLLNFVEHKKCFCVERAGVDGHVVGKRQNTDAREYGMSPEEAAHILSWGASIPDKDIRTKSEGTSTKKGGTSKQSSRGVNFQLVKDDPEDSKFVVLRQIPTTSRAVEQQVVRPDQILHEEQINKLSAFNSLRDHGEDTSKIVGEITIRQAAKAGRIPTATFGEKRDTLHTLLKTVNTQVYLEKCTSPPSDMGKKDSLRVEVETPKSAVSPTMSRSSVSPRVPHADKKSSSVSPRQKKTTATPRLTAQQISARNTCKVCKKKCKNWTALAWHMRIHKKPLFKCPLCQYRSPSVYNVRRHIQAMHNLSTDRVDELLSRKIEEKGEESSESKSAQNNNDSSSSPTCDICFKTFANRRNVARHKVIHEREKLQAEGKYTPASNATQEEIARGKVMQTMDEKNMRCRRCHKQLSTVRRLQQHCCNHFGYNRYRCRMCPYENNDYTQMRRHMMGKHGRQFRTIQQISEAIKSMKVGVWINLTQSQNTDDSDSKKGIGSTSKSVKSEEKNPKQGASSKGGSTHSKQTTASTKQSSTSAKASAAEKTSTKGTDDVKGNVSPSPVRHKTELTTSKVTESPSKDTASSSTSSPGTSRRSLVDSVVLGKERETPMRQARLNHRSVSPKGPREKEEEEDKALLQTMMDKKNMKCLKCKKRFQYHSSLLRHTRIHLLEESSSLEQGSNKKNQESASKKAQAIKAMINPSQLRCLKCRKRFTSMSTLKQHVGRHLGYSTFKCRYCGYLSHNYSWFKNHLLMKHPTQVGTVELGQLIGSMKTK